The following coding sequences lie in one Populus trichocarpa isolate Nisqually-1 chromosome 14, P.trichocarpa_v4.1, whole genome shotgun sequence genomic window:
- the LOC7469383 gene encoding uncharacterized protein LOC7469383, translating into MPPSPAIPQSTSDPYLSCTSSPSKAAPRLPPSNQSAYSNHSSKSSYWQAWSNIGKLGTFILPERKSTDWSSRHSNLTEESLEAHNRRQEAINILHDKNAKCSPYYKGLVDYSLIISRERHHLPTPPTSPCRESHATAVTSSSLSTFIFKMQEWSSCFSISSKSNNVKGKENNAPAAVIATSTDKIKPMKPRPAAPSHSASSFSSQTSGRTTLEKETRDVNALRVVTEEKPLRERVSESKPPAAAPSLTNDDHRDILDCPSTHDVMNIDRKFTLANKYQPKALKDFICNRDQAIRMQGVMRDFDCNHFIFEGPAGVGKRTMIRAMLQEAFGQERVQAREECKSFNLKGEQIGSIQVRVKVSSQHVEVNLSDLKGYEKQVIVELIKETHNNHNKRIISNNPINPKSRLDDCRAIILYEADMLSTDALLYIKWVLERYKGFSKFFFCCNDVSRLQPIRSLCTVVQLLPPSKREVVQVLEFIAEQEAIELPYPLAEKIADKSKNNLRQAIRSFEASWHGSYPFTEDQEILTGWEDDIANIAKDMVEEQSPKQLYIIRGKLQNLIEHDVSPDFFFESLLGELKKHLDEPFQLQLDGLHKDYNRNDGNMLEISENELIFLRSRHEEAGKRLHDPARKNADHLFVRIEEFIAKFMSFYKISVTNNKSIQHDDDHEGASLISLSHTHSEI; encoded by the exons ATGCCGCCGAGTCCAGCAATCCCTCAGTCCACTTCCGATCCCTACCTGTCATGTACATCATCACCATCCAAAGCCGCCCCCCGTCTACCTCCGTCCAACCAATCTGCGTACTCTAATCACTCCTCCAAGTCGTCCTACTGGCAAGCTTGGAGTAACATCGGCAAACTAGGCACCTTCATCCTCCCAGAAAGGAAGAGCACAGATTGGTCATCCAGGCACTCCAACTTAACCGAGGAGAGTCTCGAGGCACATAATAGAAGACAAGAAGCCATTAACATCCTCCATGACAAGAACGCAAAATGCAGTCCCTATTACAAGGGCCTCGTCGATTATTCCCTCATCATCAGCCGCGAGAGACATCATTTGCCAACACCCCCAACCAGTCCCTGCCGTGAAAGCCATGCCACAGCCGTCACTTCCTCTTCTCTTTCAACTTTCATCTTTAAGATGCAAGAGTGGAGTTCTTGCTTTTCGATTTCCTCTAAATCTAACAACGTCAAGGGCAAGGAGAACAATGCCCCGGCTGCAGTAATTGCTACCAGCACTGACAAAATTAAACCTATGAAGCCAAGACCTGCAGCTCCCAGTCATTCTGCCTCCTCCTTCTCTTCTCAAACATCAGGCAGGACGACCTTAGAGAAGGAGACGCGTGACGTTAATGCCTTACGAGTTGTTACTGAAGAGAAGCCATTGAGGGAGAGAGTATCAGAATCAAAACCACCTGCTGCAGCACCATCTCTAACAAATGATGATCATCGTGACATACTGGACTGTCCAAGTACTCATGACGTGATGAATATTGACAGGAAGTTTACGTTGGCAAACAAGTACCAGCCCAAAGCCTTGAAAGATTTCATCTGCAATCGAGATCAAGCCATTAGGATGCAGGGTGTC ATGAGGGACTTTGATTGCAACCATTTCATATTTGAAGGACCTGCAGGCGTTGGAAAGAGAACCATGATAAGGGCCATGCTTCAGGAAGCCTTTGGACAGGAGAGagtgcag GCGAGGGAAGAATGCAAGTCATTCAACTTGAAG GGGGAACAGATTGGAAGTATACAGGTAAGAGTGAAGGTATCCTCCCAACACGTAGAAGTCAATCTCTCTGATCTCAAAGGCTATGAAAAGCAAGTCATTGTTGAGCTCATCAAGGAAACacataataatcataataagaGGATTATTTCCAACAACCCTATTAATCCAAAGTCAAGACTTGATGACTGCCGAg CAATTATTTTGTACGAGGCAGACATGCTATCTACAGATGCCCTCCTCTATATTAAGTGGGTGCTGGAGAGGTATAAAGGATTCAGTAAATTTTTCTTCTGCTGCAACGATGTCTCAAGGCTTCAACCAATTAGATCACTTTGCACTGTTGTCCAGCTTTTGCCACCTTCAAAAAGAGAG GTTGTTCAAGTTTTGGAATTCATAGCTGAACAAGAAGCCATAGAATTGCCATATCCATTGGCTGAAAAGATTGCTGACAAATCTAAGAACAACCTTCGTCAAGCCATCCGATCATTTGAAGCCTCCTGGCACGGAAG TTATCCCTTCACAGAAGATCAAGAAATCCTGACTGGATGGGAAGATGATATTGCAAATATCGCCAAGGATATGGTTGAAGAGCAAAGCCCAAAACA GCTGTATATCATCCGTGGGAAGCTTCAAAATCTGATAGAGCATGATGTATCTCCTGATTTCTTTTTCGAG TCCCTTCTTGGAGAACTGAAGAAGCATTTGGATGAGCCATTTCAGCTCCAACTCGACGGTCTACATAAGGACTACAAT AGAAATGATGGAAACATGTTAGAGATCAGTGAGAACGAACTGATATTTCTGCGCAGTCGACATGAGGAGGCTGGTAAAAGGCTTCATGATCCGGCAAGGAAAAATGCTGATCACCTTTTTGTGAGGattgaag AGTTCATAGCAAAATTTATGAGCTTCTACAAGATATCAGTCACGAATAACAAAAGCATTCAGCATGATGATGACCATGAAGGAGCTTcattaatctctctctctcacacacacagtGAGATATGA
- the LOC7463384 gene encoding protein transport protein SEC23, which produces MGEFVELEAQDGVRMPWNVLPGTKQESSNCVVPVSAIYTPIKPFPNMPVLPYSPLRCRACRSILNPFCTVDFSAKIWICPFCFQRNQFPPHYASISDDNLPAELFSQYTTIEFEDPQTISSSAPSPMIFMFVVDTCMIEEEMAFLKSALSQAIELLHENSLVGLITFGTLVHVHELGFGEITKTYVFKGSKDVSKEQLLEQMGFFLKKPKPPTGVIAGAKDGLSADSISRFLLPASQCEFTLNSVLEELQKDPWPVPPDQRASRCTSTALSVAACLLGACVPGSGARILAFIGGPSTEGLGAIVSKNLSEPIRSHKDLDKDSAPYHHKAVKFYEGLAKQLVHQGHVLDLFACALDQVGVAELKVAVEKTGGLVVLAESFGHSVFKDSLRRIFQSGDHDLGLSSNGIFEVNCSKDIKVQGIIGPCASLEKKGPLCSDTVVGQGNTSAWKMCGLDKATTLCLIFEIAKKDSPDATAQQPSSYQFYFQFLTYYQHSSGQMRLRVTTLSRRWVAGPGSAQDLIAGFDQEAAAVAMARLVSFKMENEAEFDPIRWLDKALIHICARFGDYQKDSPSSFSLSSRLSIFPQFMFHLRRSQFVQVFNNSPDETAYFRVILNRENVANSAVMIQPSLISYSFHSGPEPALLDVAAIAADRILLLDSYFTVVIFHGATIAQWRKAGYHNQPEHQAFAQLLQAPHDDADEIIKERFPVPRLVICDQHGSQARFLLAKLNPSATYNSDSLLPGGDVLFTDDVSFEVFLDHLQRLAVQ; this is translated from the exons ATGGGGGAGTTCGTCGAGCTTGAAGCTCAGGACGGCGTGAGAATGCCGTGGAACGTACTGCCGGGCACCAAGCAAGAATCGAGCAACTGTGTGGTCCCTGTCTCCGCCATTTACACTCCGATCAAGCCCTTCCCTAACATGCCCGTTCTCCCCTACTCTCCCCTACGCTGCCGCGCCTGCCGCTCCATCCTCAATCCATTCTGCACCGTTGATTTCTCTGCCAAGATCTGGATCTGCCCCTTCTGTTTTCAACGTAACCAGTTCCCTCCTCACTATGCCTCCATCTCCGACGATAACCTCCCCGCCGAGCTCTTCTCTCAGTACACTACTATCGAGTTCGAGGACCCTCAGACGATCTCTTCCTCCGCTCCGTCACCGATGATATTCATGTTCGTGGTGGACACGTGTATGATCGAGGAGGAGATGGCTTTCCTCAAGTCGGCCCTGTCTCAGGCCATCGAACTCCTCCATGAGAACTCCCTGGTGGGTCTGATCACATTTGGTACTCTGGTCCACGTTCACGAGCTTGGCTTTGGTGAAATCACCAAGACCTACGTTTTTAAGGGCTCCAAGGATGTCTCCAAGGAGCAGCTTCTCGAGCAGATGGGATTCTTTCTTAAGAAACCCAAGCCCCCTACTGGTGTCATTGCCGGCGCTAAGGATGGTCTCTCTGCCGATAGCATTTCCCGCTTCCTCTTGCCTGCCTCCCAATGCGAATTTACGCTCAATTCC gtGCTGGAGGAACTGCAGAAAGATCCTTGGCCTGTTCCTCCCGATCAGCGGGCTAGCAGGTGCACCAGCACTGCACTCAGTGTTGCTGCTTGTTTGTTAGGAGCTTGTGTTCCTGGTTCCGGTGCTAGAATCTTGGCTTTCATTGGTGGTCCATCCACTGAAGGACTTGGTGCT ATTGTGTCAAAGAATCTCTCTGAACCAATTCGTTCTCACAAGGACCTCGATAAGGACTCTGCTCCTTATCATCATAAAGCTGTCAAGTTCTATGAGGGACTTGCTAAGCAGCTTGTACATCAAGGCCATGTGCTCGATCTTTTTGCTTGTGCACTTGACCAG GTGGGAGTTGCTGAGCTTAAAGTTGCCGTTGAAAAAACTGGTGGGCTTGTTGTGCTTGCAGAAAGCTTTGGCCATTCAGTCTTTAAGGATTCTCTTAGACGTATTTTCCAGTCGGGTGACCATGATCTTGGACTATCATCAAA TGGTATATTTGAGGTAAACTGCTCAAAGGATATCAAAGTTCAAGGCATTATTGGTCCTTGTGCATCACTTGAAAAG AAAGGTCCTTTGTGCTCAGACACAGTTGTAGGGCAGGGAAATACAAGTGCATGGAAGATGTGTGGCCTGGACAAAGCTACAACTTTATGTCTAATATTTGAAATTGCAAAGAAGGACAGCCCAGATGCTACTGCTCAACAACCCTCAAGCTATCAATTCTACTTCCAATTTTTGACTTA CTATCAGCACAGTAGTGGTCAAATGAGACTTCGTGTAACAACCCTCTCAAGAAGATGGGTTGCTGGACCTGGAAGTGCTCAG GATTTGATTGCTGGATTTGACCAAGAAGCAGCTGCTGTAGCTATGGCACGCCTAGTGTCTTTCAAAATGGAAAATGAG GCTGAGTTTGATCCCATAAGATGGCTAGACAAAGCTTTGATACATATATGTGCTCGATTTGGAGACTATCAGAAGGATAGTCCATCTTCTTTCAGCCTATCTTCTCGGCTTTCAATATTTCCTCAATTTATGTTTCATCTACGACGTTCTCAGTTTGTCCAG GTCTTCAACAACAGCCCAGACGAGACAGCATACTTCAGAGTGATATTGAATCGTGAAAATGTTGCCAATTCAGCTGTGATGATACAGCCTTCATTGATATCTTATTCGTTTCATTCAGGACCAGAACCAGCACTTCTTGACGTGGCTGCCATTGCAGCTGATAGAATTCTGCTTCTGGACTCTTATTTCACTGTTGTCATTTTTCATGGGGCAACTATTGCTCAATGGCGGAAAGCTGGGTATCATAATCAACCTGAACATCAG GCATTTGCCCAGCTACTGCAAGCTCCTCATGATGATGCAGATGAAATAATCAAGGAAAGGTTTCCAGTTCCTCGCTTAGTCATTTGTGATCAGCATGGTTCACAG GCCCGTTTTCTTCTGGCAAAATTGAACCCTTCTGCTACATACAACTCTGATTCTCTTCTTCCCGGTGGAGATGTCTTGTTTACAGATGATGTGAGCTTTGAAGTTTTCTTGGATCATCTTCAAAGACTAGCAGTTCAGTGA
- the LOC7469384 gene encoding heavy metal-associated isoprenylated plant protein 4, which produces MAEAAKVAEKDVITAVYKVNLHCQQCARDIKKPLLSTQGVHSVEADAEKSEIKVKGVIDVIKIHKLLEKLSKKKVELVSPLVKVTESVTEKKEVKVEAKPAPKLSTHSIKVHLHCDKCEKDLRDKLLKHRSIYSVKTDMKAQTITVDGTMEGDKLVAYMRKKVHKNAEIIPPKSEKMEEKKEKPKVEAKPKEEKAEMVEFKAEKKEEKAEMVEFKAEKTVEVKTTERVAPYVVNYVYAPQFFSGENPHDYVYAPQLFSDENPHACFIM; this is translated from the exons ATGGCCGAAGCTGCCAAAGTAGCTGAGAAAGATGTGATCACCGCTGTCTACAAAGTTAACCTGCACTGCCAGCAATGTGCACGGGATATCAAGAAGCCTCTTCTGTCCACCCAAG GGGTTCACAGCGTGGAGGCTGATGCTGAGAAGTCCGAAATCAAGGTTAAAGGGGTGATTGACGtgataaaaatacacaaacTACTAGAGAAATTGAGCAAGAAAAAGGTTGAGCTGGTTTCACCATTGGTTAAGGTCACAGAATCTGTAACGGAGAAGAAGGAAGTAAAGGTTGAAGCCAAACCAGCT CCAAAATTAAGCACCCATTCTATAAAGGTTCACTTGCACTGTGATAAATGTGAGAAAGATCTGCGCGATAAGTTACTGAAGCACAGAA gtATTTACAGTGTGAAGACGGACATGAAAGCACAGACTATAACAGTTGACGGAACAATGGAGGGTGATAAACTAGTAGCTTACATGCGAAAGAAGGTGCACAAAAATGCAGAGATTATACCCCCAAAATCtgagaaaatggaggaaaagaaagaaaagccaaAAGTCGAGGCTAAACCCAAAGAAGAAAAGGCTGAAATGGTGGAATTCAAGgcagagaagaaagaagaaaaggctgAAATGGTGGAATTCAAGGCAGAGAAGACAGTGGAGGTAAAGACTACAGAGAGAGTTGCGCCTTATGTTGTTAACTATGTCTATGCTCCTCAGTTTTTTAGTGGTGAAAATCCACATGACTATGTCTATGCTCCTCAGTTATTTAGTGATGAAAATCCACATGCTTGTTTTATAATGTAG